One region of Burkholderia cepacia ATCC 25416 genomic DNA includes:
- a CDS encoding nuclear transport factor 2 family protein, with amino-acid sequence MNDAKQLLSAYLESIRDPRAAAALFADDGVLELPYLKSLGIDGRAQGPKAIEGFIASLLAKVPDFSFRNVRLLIETPEQVFAEYEVEALVPSTGKIYRQMYAGRLVANNGKILLLREALDTMAAARAFSTAQAI; translated from the coding sequence ATGAACGACGCTAAACAACTGCTTTCCGCTTATCTCGAATCGATTCGTGACCCACGTGCGGCCGCTGCACTGTTTGCCGACGATGGCGTGCTGGAGCTCCCTTATCTGAAGTCGCTTGGCATTGACGGGCGAGCACAGGGGCCAAAAGCGATCGAAGGCTTCATCGCCTCGCTGCTCGCGAAAGTACCGGATTTTTCGTTCAGAAATGTGCGGCTGCTGATCGAAACGCCTGAGCAGGTATTCGCCGAATATGAAGTCGAAGCGCTCGTGCCATCGACGGGGAAAATCTATCGACAGATGTACGCAGGGCGGCTGGTGGCGAACAACGGCAAAATCCTGCTCTTGCGCGAAGCACTGGATACAATGGCTGCGGCACGCGCATTCTCGACGGCGCAGGCCATTTGA
- a CDS encoding AraC family transcriptional regulator gives MNTKSNYPPSGRHGHPTDYAIWPGWRLLMQDAGIAASPVLRRAQLPGDLFSRQNVRLDPTSFFMLWKAIEAEAATINADVPAALQIAKVMSSDWFDPELFAALCSSNMGGALDRIAKYVRLIAPMIIRIDRAIEHTTVSIDFLDHTLPPPDVFLTFKLVFFVQLARLATRSPVRPLRVSWPLATGESNDSVAAYQAYFGVPVTDAPLATVVFAAEDIERPFLTENHKMWQFFEPSLRQRLADLDRTASMAERVRSTLLETLPAGEVSMQVISRKLAVSVRTLQRRLQDEGTSFQQTLDTLRESLAYHYLGNTTMSSAEISFLLGFDDSNSFARAFHSWTGKTPHKVRTEIGVSNSESNADTAGV, from the coding sequence ATGAATACGAAAAGTAACTATCCCCCGAGCGGTCGGCATGGCCATCCGACGGACTATGCCATTTGGCCCGGATGGCGCTTGTTGATGCAGGATGCAGGCATTGCAGCTTCGCCGGTTTTGCGCCGTGCGCAGCTACCGGGGGATCTGTTTTCGCGTCAGAACGTTCGCCTCGATCCGACCAGTTTCTTCATGTTGTGGAAGGCCATTGAGGCCGAGGCAGCGACAATCAACGCGGACGTACCGGCAGCGCTGCAAATCGCAAAGGTGATGTCGTCGGACTGGTTCGATCCCGAGCTTTTCGCCGCGCTATGTAGTTCAAATATGGGCGGAGCACTCGACCGAATCGCGAAGTACGTCAGACTGATAGCGCCCATGATCATTCGGATCGATCGAGCGATCGAGCACACCACAGTTTCCATCGACTTCTTGGATCACACCCTGCCGCCACCCGATGTATTTCTCACTTTCAAGCTGGTCTTTTTCGTGCAACTAGCACGCTTGGCGACACGAAGTCCGGTACGCCCATTACGAGTGAGTTGGCCGTTGGCGACGGGCGAATCGAATGACAGCGTGGCCGCCTACCAAGCATATTTCGGCGTGCCAGTGACAGATGCGCCCTTAGCCACCGTTGTATTCGCTGCTGAGGATATCGAGCGGCCATTCCTGACCGAAAACCACAAAATGTGGCAGTTCTTCGAGCCATCGCTACGTCAGAGACTAGCGGATTTGGATAGGACGGCCAGTATGGCGGAAAGAGTGCGCAGTACCCTGCTGGAGACGCTCCCGGCAGGAGAGGTGTCCATGCAAGTGATCAGTCGAAAACTTGCGGTCAGCGTCCGCACGTTGCAGCGCAGGCTTCAAGATGAGGGAACCTCGTTCCAGCAAACGCTGGACACTTTGCGTGAATCGTTGGCCTATCACTATCTTGGCAACACTACGATGTCTAGCGCCGAGATCTCCTTTCTACTGGGATTCGACGATTCCAATTCCTTTGCTCGCGCGTTCCACTCATGGACTGGCAAAACGCCGCACAAGGTACGAACGGAGATTGGTGTTAGCAATAGCGAGTCGAATGCGGATACAGCCGGGGTGTAG
- a CDS encoding alpha/beta hydrolase: MNTQATPNTPDTATVTFLDALNSATGPAIETLTPAEAREVLAGAQRSVPVDVSGIDVTRRTVEQDGLVVSLVVVKPQDSRGVLPVFMFFHGGGWILGDYPTHERLVRDLVVQSGSAAVFVEYTPSPEARYPVAINEAYAATKWVAAHGAEIGVDGARLAVVGNSVGGNMAAVVSQMAKDRQGPAIRFQGLMWPVADHAFDNASYDAFANGYFLSRDMMKWFWNAYTIDEGERNERYASPLRASLDELKGLPPALIQTAQFDVLRDEGEAYGYRLDQAGNDVTTIQYKGTIHDFGLLNVLAADAPTRAAMQQMATALKTHLQ; encoded by the coding sequence ATGAATACGCAAGCCACACCGAACACGCCCGATACCGCGACGGTTACCTTCCTCGATGCGCTGAACAGTGCCACCGGCCCAGCAATCGAGACGCTCACGCCCGCCGAAGCGCGCGAAGTCTTGGCAGGCGCCCAGCGCAGCGTGCCGGTCGACGTCTCGGGCATTGACGTCACGCGCCGCACGGTCGAGCAGGACGGCCTGGTCGTGTCGCTTGTCGTCGTCAAGCCGCAGGATTCGCGCGGTGTGCTGCCCGTGTTCATGTTCTTCCACGGCGGTGGCTGGATTCTCGGCGACTACCCGACGCATGAGCGTCTCGTGCGGGATCTTGTTGTCCAGTCGGGCTCGGCGGCGGTGTTCGTCGAATACACGCCTTCGCCCGAAGCGCGCTATCCGGTCGCGATCAACGAAGCCTACGCCGCGACGAAGTGGGTTGCCGCACATGGCGCGGAGATCGGCGTCGATGGTGCGCGGCTGGCCGTCGTGGGCAACAGCGTGGGCGGCAACATGGCCGCGGTCGTCAGCCAGATGGCGAAGGACCGTCAAGGCCCGGCAATCCGCTTCCAGGGCCTCATGTGGCCGGTGGCCGACCACGCGTTCGACAATGCCTCGTACGACGCCTTTGCAAATGGCTACTTCCTGAGCCGCGACATGATGAAGTGGTTCTGGAATGCCTACACGATCGACGAAGGTGAGCGCAACGAACGCTACGCGTCGCCGCTGCGCGCGTCACTCGACGAATTGAAGGGCTTGCCGCCCGCGCTCATCCAGACGGCGCAGTTCGACGTGCTGCGCGACGAAGGCGAAGCATATGGATATCGGCTCGACCAGGCGGGCAACGACGTGACGACGATCCAGTACAAAGGCACGATCCACGACTTCGGCCTACTCAACGTGCTTGCTGCGGACGCACCGACGCGCGCAGCGATGCAGCAGATGGCGACTGCGTTGAAGACGCATCTGCAATGA